In one window of Hevea brasiliensis isolate MT/VB/25A 57/8 chromosome 10, ASM3005281v1, whole genome shotgun sequence DNA:
- the LOC110648469 gene encoding agamous-like MADS-box protein MADS4 isoform X1, producing the protein MGRGRVELKRIENKINRQVTFAKRRNGLLKKAYELSVLCDAEVALIIFSNRGKLYEFCSSSSMLKTLERYQKCNYGAPETNISTREALQELSSQQEYLKLKARYEALQRSQRNLLGEDLGPLSSKELESLERQLDMSLKQIRSTRTQCMLDQLTDLQRKEHMLNEANKTLKQRLVEGYQINSMQLNPSAEEVEFGRQAAQPQGDGFFHPLGCEPTLQIGYQPDPITVVNAGPSMNNYMPEWLP; encoded by the exons ATGGGGAGAGGTAGGGTTGAGCTGAAGAGGATTGAGAACAAGATTAACAGGCAAGTGACCTTTGCAAAGAGAAGAAATGGGCTTTTGAAGAAAGCCTATGAGCTTTCCGTTCTTTGTGATGCCGAGGTTGCTCTCATCATCTTCTCTAATAGAGGAAAGCTGTACGAGTTTTGCAGTAGTTCAAG CATGCTCAAAACACTTGAGAGGTACCAGAAATGCAATTATGGAGCACCAGAAACAAATATATCCACAAGGGAGGCTCTG CAGGAGCTAAGTAGTCAGCAGGAATATCTGAAACTAAAAGCTCGCTATGAAGCCCTGCAACGGTCTCAAAG AAATCTTCTGGGAGAAGACCTTGGCCCTCTAAGCAGCAAGGAGCTTGAGTCACTTGAAAGGCAGCTTGATATGTCATTAAAGCAGATCAGATCAACGAGG ACCCAATGCATGCTGGATCAGCTCACTGACCTACAACGCAAG GAACACATGCTGAACGAAGCAAATAAGACCCTGAAACAAAGG CTTGTGGAAGGATACCAAATAAATTCAATGCAGTTGAATCCAAGTGCAGAAGAAGTGGAGTTTGGCCGCCAAGCAGCTCAACCTCAGGGAGATGGCTTCTTTCATCCACTGGGGTGTGAACCCACTTTACAAATTGG ATACCAGCCTGATCCAATAACAGTAGTCAATGCTGGCCCAAGTATGAATAATTACATGCCAGAATGGTTACCCTGA
- the LOC110648469 gene encoding agamous-like MADS-box protein MADS4 isoform X2 yields MGRGRVELKRIENKINRQVTFAKRRNGLLKKAYELSVLCDAEVALIIFSNRGKLYEFCSSSSMLKTLERYQKCNYGAPETNISTREALELSSQQEYLKLKARYEALQRSQRNLLGEDLGPLSSKELESLERQLDMSLKQIRSTRTQCMLDQLTDLQRKEHMLNEANKTLKQRLVEGYQINSMQLNPSAEEVEFGRQAAQPQGDGFFHPLGCEPTLQIGYQPDPITVVNAGPSMNNYMPEWLP; encoded by the exons ATGGGGAGAGGTAGGGTTGAGCTGAAGAGGATTGAGAACAAGATTAACAGGCAAGTGACCTTTGCAAAGAGAAGAAATGGGCTTTTGAAGAAAGCCTATGAGCTTTCCGTTCTTTGTGATGCCGAGGTTGCTCTCATCATCTTCTCTAATAGAGGAAAGCTGTACGAGTTTTGCAGTAGTTCAAG CATGCTCAAAACACTTGAGAGGTACCAGAAATGCAATTATGGAGCACCAGAAACAAATATATCCACAAGGGAGGCTCTG GAGCTAAGTAGTCAGCAGGAATATCTGAAACTAAAAGCTCGCTATGAAGCCCTGCAACGGTCTCAAAG AAATCTTCTGGGAGAAGACCTTGGCCCTCTAAGCAGCAAGGAGCTTGAGTCACTTGAAAGGCAGCTTGATATGTCATTAAAGCAGATCAGATCAACGAGG ACCCAATGCATGCTGGATCAGCTCACTGACCTACAACGCAAG GAACACATGCTGAACGAAGCAAATAAGACCCTGAAACAAAGG CTTGTGGAAGGATACCAAATAAATTCAATGCAGTTGAATCCAAGTGCAGAAGAAGTGGAGTTTGGCCGCCAAGCAGCTCAACCTCAGGGAGATGGCTTCTTTCATCCACTGGGGTGTGAACCCACTTTACAAATTGG ATACCAGCCTGATCCAATAACAGTAGTCAATGCTGGCCCAAGTATGAATAATTACATGCCAGAATGGTTACCCTGA